One Prolixibacteraceae bacterium DNA segment encodes these proteins:
- a CDS encoding BCCT family transporter yields the protein MDKKQTETNKKKDFSIILDFPGNKNKKSKKKYVRSDKKSFFGIKANGNVFVGSLIIILSLLLTTIIVGKPISEWFADTQKWMSNNFGWFFITAINFFLIFAIILGGGKFGKLKIGGQNANTDFSTSAWFAMLFSAGMGIGLLFYSVAEPIMHFGGTPFYNGADKIEAAKTAMGVTFLHWGLHAWAVYAIVGLSLAYFTFNKKLPLTIRSIFYPILGERIYGRWGDLIDIISVTATMFGLATSLGVGVQQANAGLSYVFGVEFSNNWQIGLIVFITFLATMSLVLGLDKGIRRLSEWNIRLATALLIFVLLVGPTLFILKSFGQNIGYYLSNLLTLSTFTESYKGISEASHWQSGWTITYWAWWISWSPFVGIFIARISRGRTIREFVLGVLLVPTLVTFLWMTVLGGSALHQELLGNHGISEAVNENVATAIYHLLENFPFTNIASVLTILLVGSFFVTSSDSGSMVVDMLTSGGKLDSPVGQKVFWASTEGIVTIVLLVGGGLTALQTATLLTALPFAVVIIIMCYNLYKVLNHDYNKIESLKKRERNRKLAAKIANDVEERLED from the coding sequence ATGGATAAAAAACAAACAGAGACAAATAAGAAAAAAGACTTTAGTATTATTTTAGATTTCCCAGGGAATAAAAACAAGAAATCAAAAAAGAAATATGTAAGATCTGATAAGAAGAGTTTCTTTGGAATTAAAGCCAATGGAAACGTATTTGTTGGATCACTAATTATCATTCTATCTCTTCTATTAACTACAATTATTGTTGGAAAGCCTATTAGTGAATGGTTTGCAGACACTCAAAAGTGGATGAGTAACAACTTTGGTTGGTTCTTTATCACGGCAATCAATTTCTTCCTTATCTTTGCGATCATCCTTGGAGGAGGAAAGTTCGGGAAACTGAAGATTGGTGGACAAAATGCAAATACAGACTTTAGTACCTCGGCTTGGTTTGCAATGCTATTCAGTGCAGGGATGGGAATTGGTCTACTTTTCTATAGTGTAGCTGAACCAATTATGCATTTTGGAGGAACACCATTTTATAATGGAGCCGATAAAATTGAGGCGGCAAAAACAGCAATGGGAGTCACATTCCTTCACTGGGGACTACATGCATGGGCTGTATATGCTATCGTTGGATTGTCATTAGCATATTTCACTTTTAATAAAAAACTTCCTCTAACCATCAGATCGATCTTTTACCCAATACTAGGCGAAAGAATCTATGGACGATGGGGAGATCTTATTGATATCATCTCTGTTACTGCAACCATGTTTGGTTTGGCAACCTCTTTGGGAGTAGGTGTTCAACAAGCAAATGCTGGTTTATCATATGTTTTCGGTGTAGAATTTTCTAATAATTGGCAAATTGGATTAATTGTATTTATCACCTTCCTAGCGACGATGTCATTAGTATTAGGACTTGATAAAGGAATTCGTCGACTTAGCGAATGGAACATTCGATTGGCAACAGCACTATTAATATTTGTTTTGCTTGTAGGGCCAACGCTTTTTATCCTAAAATCTTTTGGACAAAATATTGGATATTATCTATCGAACCTTCTTACTCTAAGTACATTTACGGAGAGCTATAAAGGAATTAGTGAGGCATCTCATTGGCAAAGTGGATGGACCATTACATATTGGGCATGGTGGATCTCATGGTCTCCATTTGTAGGTATCTTTATTGCAAGAATCTCTAGAGGTAGAACAATTAGAGAATTCGTATTAGGAGTACTTCTTGTTCCTACACTTGTAACATTCCTTTGGATGACCGTACTTGGAGGTAGTGCACTACATCAAGAACTATTAGGAAATCATGGTATTTCAGAAGCAGTAAATGAGAATGTTGCTACTGCAATCTATCATTTACTTGAAAATTTCCCATTTACGAATATAGCATCAGTTCTTACCATTCTTTTGGTTGGTAGTTTCTTTGTTACCTCTTCGGATAGCGGATCTATGGTAGTAGATATGCTTACTTCAGGAGGAAAATTAGACTCACCTGTAGGACAGAAAGTATTTTGGGCTTCCACAGAAGGTATTGTAACGATCGTTCTTCTTGTTGGTGGAGGTCTGACTGCTCTACAAACGGCGACACTATTAACGGCACTCCCTTTTGCTGTTGTAATTATTATCATGTGTTACAACCTTTATAAAGTGTTGAATCATGACTACAACAAAATTGAAAGTCTTAAAAAGAGAGAAAGAAACCGCAAACTTGCTGCTAAAATTGCCAACGATGTGGAAGAGAGACTAGAGGATTAA
- a CDS encoding MarR family transcriptional regulator has product MNYKSVIILIRRIVRSINLESKKIEKDHGVSIPQILCLEFLKDSPNYQASQKSIRDHLKLNSSTVTGIISRLEKRGMLAKLPKTGDKRVTMLTLTSIGYDLLEKTPDLLQHRLAKKLKNLSESDLAKIDDALTTLVEMLEIEDVSSAALLTGGEIINEPTSNSEDNNLGTSM; this is encoded by the coding sequence ATGAATTACAAGAGTGTTATTATTTTAATTCGAAGAATTGTACGTTCTATCAACCTCGAATCAAAAAAGATCGAGAAAGATCACGGCGTAAGTATTCCCCAAATACTATGTCTTGAGTTTTTGAAAGATAGCCCTAATTATCAAGCCTCTCAAAAGAGTATTAGAGATCACCTTAAGCTTAACTCAAGTACTGTCACGGGGATTATATCAAGATTAGAGAAAAGAGGCATGCTTGCTAAATTGCCAAAAACGGGAGATAAAAGGGTGACTATGCTGACATTAACTTCTATTGGATATGACCTATTAGAAAAGACCCCAGATCTTTTGCAACATCGATTGGCAAAGAAACTGAAAAATCTGTCCGAGTCAGATCTTGCAAAGATAGATGACGCCTTAACCACTTTGGTTGAAATGCTCGAAATTGAAGATGTCAGTAGTGCAGCTCTTTTAACAGGAGGTGAAATCATTAACGAACCGACTTCGAATTCGGAAGATAACAACTTAGGTACTTCAATGTAA
- a CDS encoding dicarboxylate/amino acid:cation symporter: MNLKVKKIITNLGFQILLAMVVGIGVGAAIGKSASVFAPLGTVFIQLIKMLVVPLVTVSIISGASSLGATKKAGKVGLSTIFYFLLTTAVSVTLGLILGEVFKPGVGLDTDLVKSMFPAKDYTAAAQTPGFWDVLLGMIPQNPIESLVRGNILQIIFFGLFLGIAISTLPSQKKDPVVNGLNYITEALIWMIKIVMYTAPIGVFGLMANATGTFGFDMLEMVLKLVMVNLVGVLLLLFILYPLTLKLFSKISIKQFFTKMTKPQIVAFSTASSMATLPVNMEVCEEELGVSKQTSSFVLPLGATINMTGNALYYALVAVFFAQMFGHTLDTSQYVAIILTATVGSIGQAGVPGPTLLVVAVLAAANIPLEGLPLLYALDRVFDMVRTSVNITGDAACAVIVDKFNR; encoded by the coding sequence ATGAATTTAAAAGTCAAGAAAATCATAACCAATTTGGGATTCCAAATCCTTCTTGCAATGGTTGTGGGTATTGGTGTGGGAGCAGCTATAGGCAAAAGTGCAAGTGTATTTGCTCCATTAGGAACTGTTTTTATTCAATTAATAAAAATGTTGGTTGTCCCACTAGTAACAGTTTCCATTATTTCGGGTGCATCGTCTTTAGGAGCAACTAAAAAAGCGGGAAAAGTTGGGTTATCAACCATTTTTTATTTTTTGCTTACCACCGCTGTATCTGTAACACTAGGACTGATTCTTGGTGAAGTATTTAAACCGGGGGTTGGTTTGGATACAGATCTTGTGAAATCAATGTTCCCTGCGAAAGACTATACTGCTGCAGCACAAACACCAGGTTTTTGGGATGTACTATTAGGAATGATTCCTCAAAATCCTATCGAGTCTTTGGTTCGTGGAAATATTCTTCAAATAATATTTTTTGGTCTATTTTTGGGAATTGCAATTTCAACACTTCCATCTCAGAAAAAAGACCCAGTAGTGAACGGACTAAATTACATTACAGAAGCATTAATATGGATGATCAAAATTGTAATGTATACTGCTCCAATTGGTGTGTTTGGATTGATGGCAAACGCAACGGGTACATTTGGATTTGATATGTTGGAAATGGTATTAAAACTAGTGATGGTGAATCTAGTTGGGGTACTCCTATTGCTTTTTATCTTATATCCATTGACACTAAAGCTATTCTCTAAGATCTCTATCAAACAGTTCTTTACAAAAATGACTAAGCCCCAGATTGTAGCATTCTCTACAGCATCGTCTATGGCAACGCTTCCAGTTAATATGGAGGTTTGTGAAGAAGAACTTGGAGTCTCTAAACAGACATCTAGTTTTGTGCTCCCATTAGGTGCAACCATTAATATGACAGGGAATGCCCTCTACTATGCTCTGGTTGCAGTGTTTTTTGCACAAATGTTCGGACATACATTAGATACATCCCAATATGTAGCGATTATTCTTACTGCAACAGTTGGATCAATAGGACAAGCAGGTGTTCCTGGACCAACACTTCTAGTGGTTGCTGTATTAGCAGCGGCCAATATTCCATTAGAAGGACTTCCTCTACTTTATGCATTGGATAGAGTCTTTGATATGGTTAGAACCTCTGTAAATATTACTGGTGATGCAGCATGTGCGGTAATTGTCGATAAATTCAATCGATAA
- a CDS encoding TonB-dependent receptor, which produces MKRKLMMIAFLVLMQISQSIADTKKGIVKGVVYEIVNQQKVGLAFVNIYIEGTSIGAVSDVNGNFNLPLAPGTYDLVFSSIGYKVVRQPIDVDNNGVVVIDKTLEVNGDELAEVKVVARVDRESEQMLLVDQKKSSVAQQSVGSKELARKAVSNVMDGVSKVTGVSKVSAGNITVRGLGDRYNATTLNGLPIASPNPDTKMVPLDLFPTSIVKNIGVQKVFQSSEYADFSGGNIDINTKDFIAKPFLNLSLSVGGNTNVTMSNIYLGDTGGGRWSGFGMKNRELPSEVKANSSRYPTYNYDPFNTSFDVDSYKAMPSLSLGISGGKTWEFRNEKKLGVLFSLKYGNDFSAQSGRSVNLDNSGNPYSDFNYDQYIYRTNLSGLGSINYAFNNNNKIFYNVLMIHRTQDQLRQDVGYDSENNDVLSNTSLFRVHQLLNQQLMGNHQLSDQFSIDWKSSYSIAKSSEPDRKNNVYQVQEDGTYTLFSLNQQETMRYFGDMDEHDISGSVEMSYQLKNDEDEKSGELKFGVDAVNKSRDFTSYKYYYNLKEVDEVPVDPYQSSSIINDEAFANGDIYLQNGTLPRDAYDAGMFVGASYLNFMYQLTEDFLFDIGVRAESSRQYVNYFTDAGIPEKSEIKGVDLFPSLNLKYSPKENINWRLGLSRTVTRPDFIEMAPFQYRESYGGTTVRGNENIQNGYNYNLDMKWEYFPNRGELISWTVYGKYLNTPIERTQFYSAGVGETFQNADKAIAAGAEFEIKKKVSDFTIGVNASYIYTQVYLPEGGTYTQDNRALQGASPYLINADLSYPIHFNEKNVLRLNAIYSVQGKRIHSVGVNGAGDIYQMPVNTLDFLAQLKLSKQFSMEFMAKNILNPNIEYQQDLLNSENKKVGYETTNSYPLGINFSLGLKFKF; this is translated from the coding sequence ATGAAAAGAAAATTAATGATGATTGCATTCTTGGTGTTGATGCAGATATCTCAATCTATTGCAGATACTAAGAAAGGAATTGTAAAAGGAGTAGTGTATGAGATAGTAAACCAACAAAAGGTTGGTTTGGCTTTTGTAAATATTTATATAGAAGGAACATCGATAGGAGCAGTTTCTGATGTGAATGGTAATTTTAACTTACCTCTTGCTCCTGGAACCTATGATTTAGTGTTTAGCTCTATAGGTTATAAGGTGGTAAGACAACCGATAGACGTGGATAATAATGGCGTGGTTGTCATTGATAAGACCCTAGAAGTTAATGGGGATGAATTGGCAGAAGTAAAAGTTGTCGCAAGAGTCGATAGAGAATCAGAACAGATGTTACTAGTCGATCAGAAAAAATCTTCTGTTGCTCAGCAGAGTGTGGGTTCTAAAGAGTTGGCTAGAAAAGCCGTTTCTAATGTAATGGATGGGGTTTCTAAGGTTACTGGAGTATCCAAAGTATCTGCAGGAAATATTACCGTTAGAGGTCTTGGCGATCGATACAATGCGACCACCTTAAATGGTCTACCTATTGCATCCCCTAATCCTGATACCAAAATGGTTCCTTTGGATCTATTTCCAACTAGCATTGTGAAGAATATTGGAGTACAAAAGGTGTTTCAATCTAGTGAGTATGCTGATTTTTCTGGTGGAAACATTGATATTAATACGAAAGATTTCATTGCGAAGCCATTTCTTAATTTGTCATTATCAGTTGGTGGAAATACCAATGTAACTATGAGTAATATTTACTTAGGGGATACAGGTGGAGGTCGTTGGAGTGGTTTTGGCATGAAAAACAGAGAATTACCATCAGAAGTGAAAGCCAATAGTAGTAGGTATCCTACTTATAACTATGACCCATTCAACACTAGTTTTGATGTTGATTCCTATAAGGCAATGCCATCACTCTCATTGGGGATCTCGGGAGGAAAAACATGGGAATTTAGAAATGAGAAGAAACTAGGAGTTCTATTTTCTTTAAAATATGGAAACGATTTCTCTGCACAATCAGGAAGATCCGTAAATCTTGACAATTCGGGGAATCCATATAGTGATTTTAATTACGATCAATATATTTATCGAACGAATTTATCGGGTCTGGGGAGTATTAATTACGCGTTTAATAACAACAACAAGATTTTCTATAACGTGTTAATGATTCATCGTACTCAAGATCAGCTTAGACAGGATGTAGGATACGATTCTGAAAATAACGATGTCCTATCAAACACCTCTCTTTTTCGCGTACATCAGTTATTAAACCAACAACTGATGGGAAATCATCAGTTGAGCGATCAATTTTCTATTGATTGGAAGAGCAGTTACTCTATTGCTAAAAGTAGTGAGCCTGATAGAAAAAACAATGTATATCAAGTTCAAGAAGATGGTACATATACCCTTTTCTCATTAAACCAGCAAGAGACAATGCGCTACTTTGGGGATATGGATGAACATGATATTAGTGGTTCTGTTGAAATGAGCTATCAGCTAAAAAATGACGAAGACGAGAAGAGTGGGGAGTTGAAGTTTGGGGTTGATGCAGTGAATAAATCTAGAGATTTCACCTCTTACAAATACTATTATAACCTAAAAGAAGTAGATGAAGTGCCTGTTGATCCTTATCAATCCAGTTCCATTATCAATGATGAAGCTTTTGCAAATGGGGATATATACTTACAAAATGGAACATTGCCAAGAGATGCATACGATGCAGGTATGTTTGTAGGAGCAAGTTATTTGAACTTTATGTATCAACTTACGGAAGACTTTCTCTTTGATATTGGAGTACGCGCCGAGTCGAGTAGACAATATGTGAATTATTTTACCGACGCAGGAATTCCAGAGAAGAGTGAGATCAAAGGGGTTGATCTTTTCCCTTCATTAAATCTTAAATACTCTCCTAAAGAGAATATAAATTGGAGACTTGGGTTAAGTCGAACTGTTACAAGACCTGATTTTATCGAAATGGCTCCTTTTCAATATCGTGAATCTTATGGCGGAACTACAGTTCGTGGAAACGAAAATATCCAAAATGGTTACAACTACAATCTAGATATGAAATGGGAATATTTCCCAAATAGAGGAGAATTGATCTCATGGACCGTTTATGGAAAATACCTGAACACTCCGATTGAAAGAACACAGTTTTACTCTGCTGGGGTGGGAGAGACCTTTCAAAATGCAGACAAAGCGATTGCTGCTGGTGCCGAATTTGAGATTAAAAAGAAGGTAAGTGATTTTACAATAGGGGTGAATGCATCCTATATATATACCCAAGTATATCTACCAGAAGGTGGTACATACACTCAGGATAATAGGGCACTACAGGGAGCGTCTCCTTATCTTATTAATGCCGATTTATCTTACCCAATTCACTTTAACGAAAAAAATGTATTGCGTCTAAATGCAATCTACAGTGTACAAGGAAAGAGGATACACTCTGTCGGAGTTAATGGCGCAGGAGATATCTATCAGATGCCTGTCAATACTTTAGATTTTCTAGCTCAATTGAAATTAAGTAAACAATTCTCAATGGAGTTCATGGCAAAGAATATTTTAAATCCAAATATCGAATACCAACAAGATCTCCTAAATAGCGAGAATAAAAAAGTAGGGTACGAAACAACCAATAGTTACCCTTTAGGGATAAACTTCTCTTTAGGATTGAAATTTAAATTTTAG
- a CDS encoding response regulator transcription factor produces the protein MNKERILVVDDEEDICEIIKFNLENEGYDVSVAYSAEEALKLDLNSYNLLLLDVMMGEISGFKLANTLKNSSRFNNIPLIFITAKGAENDTLTGFSLGADDYIQKPFSIKEVIARVKAVLTRSHVALESNEEVWTFQGLQIDVDGKIVIVDGNKVSLSKKEFEILALLTHKAGKVYSREDIIMRVWNDEDNVLDRTVDVNVTRLRKKIGTYGKRIVTRQGYGYCFDNE, from the coding sequence ATGAATAAGGAAAGAATACTTGTAGTAGATGATGAAGAGGATATTTGCGAAATCATCAAATTCAATCTCGAAAACGAAGGGTATGATGTAAGTGTTGCTTATTCTGCGGAAGAGGCGTTAAAACTAGATCTAAACTCATACAACCTATTGCTCTTAGATGTAATGATGGGGGAAATATCTGGATTTAAGCTAGCAAATACTTTGAAAAATAGCAGTCGTTTTAATAATATCCCTTTAATTTTTATTACTGCGAAAGGAGCTGAAAATGACACATTAACAGGTTTTAGCCTTGGTGCTGATGACTATATACAAAAACCTTTTTCGATCAAAGAGGTGATTGCTCGTGTTAAAGCAGTATTAACTAGGTCTCATGTCGCATTGGAAAGCAATGAAGAGGTGTGGACTTTTCAAGGGTTACAAATCGATGTCGATGGTAAGATCGTTATTGTGGACGGAAACAAAGTATCCCTCTCGAAGAAGGAGTTTGAAATCTTAGCTCTTTTAACCCACAAAGCTGGAAAAGTTTACTCTAGAGAAGACATTATCATGAGAGTTTGGAATGATGAAGACAATGTCTTGGACCGTACTGTTGATGTTAATGTTACTCGTCTACGAAAAAAGATAGGAACTTATGGCAAACGTATTGTTACACGTCAAGGTTATGGATATTGTTTTGATAATGAGTAA
- the rho gene encoding transcription termination factor Rho, giving the protein MYDIIELSKKLLPDLKDIAKGLGVKRVDSYKKQDLIYKILDEQAVLAVESNKEQKDNKNKNNPKPQPKKTVGVKKENIEPKKEGTEKLQPKKKKNIKVETDVTPEKQETIQQDKSVEKPRNDKNKSKQNKQAPKANTHLNKNEERPQSKDENPKTEAPKVETEKVSTPKTDADQEKKQVEKKPQQQNNKDRNQNRDNNKDNKRQNKYTKQNNDKGFEFEGIVESSGVLEIMQDGYGFLRSSDYNYLNSPDDIYVSQSQIKLFGLRTGDNVKGTIRPPKEGEKYFPLIKVKEINGRTPDYIRDRVQFDHLTPLFPDEKFSVTGKGHNSIACRVVDLFSPIGKGQRGLIVAQPKTGKTVLLKEIANAIADNHPEVYMIVLLIDERPEEVTDMARNVKAEVVSSTFDEPADRHVRVANMVLEKAKRMVECGHDVVILLDSITRLARAYNTVAPASGKVLSGGVDANALHKPKRFFGAARNIENGGSLTILATALTDTGSKMDEVIFEEFKGTGNMELQLDRKLANRRVFPAVDITQSSTRREDLLLPKAVMDKIWILRNYLTDMNSVEAMQFTKDRMTKTKNNDEFLMSMND; this is encoded by the coding sequence ATGTACGATATAATTGAATTAAGCAAAAAGCTACTTCCAGACCTTAAGGATATAGCAAAAGGATTAGGTGTTAAACGTGTTGATTCGTATAAAAAACAAGACTTAATCTACAAGATTCTTGACGAACAAGCGGTCCTTGCTGTAGAAAGCAATAAAGAGCAAAAAGATAACAAGAATAAGAACAATCCTAAGCCTCAGCCTAAAAAGACTGTTGGTGTAAAAAAAGAGAACATCGAACCTAAAAAAGAAGGTACTGAGAAACTTCAGCCTAAAAAGAAGAAAAATATTAAGGTTGAGACAGATGTGACTCCTGAAAAACAAGAGACAATACAACAAGATAAATCGGTAGAAAAACCGAGAAACGATAAAAACAAGAGCAAGCAGAATAAGCAAGCTCCTAAAGCAAACACGCATCTAAATAAAAATGAGGAGAGACCTCAGTCGAAAGATGAAAATCCTAAGACAGAAGCTCCTAAGGTTGAGACAGAAAAAGTTTCAACGCCAAAAACAGATGCAGATCAAGAGAAAAAACAAGTTGAGAAAAAACCTCAACAACAGAATAATAAAGATCGCAACCAAAATAGAGATAATAATAAAGACAATAAGCGTCAAAACAAATATACCAAACAAAATAACGACAAAGGTTTTGAGTTTGAAGGAATTGTAGAGAGCTCAGGTGTTCTTGAGATTATGCAAGATGGATATGGTTTCCTTAGATCTTCGGACTATAACTACCTAAACTCGCCAGATGATATCTATGTATCACAAAGCCAAATTAAGCTTTTTGGTCTTAGAACTGGTGACAATGTAAAAGGGACCATTCGTCCACCTAAAGAGGGAGAGAAATATTTCCCACTGATCAAAGTAAAAGAGATCAACGGACGTACTCCTGATTATATCCGTGACCGTGTTCAATTTGACCACCTTACTCCACTCTTCCCTGATGAGAAATTTAGTGTAACAGGCAAAGGACACAACTCTATTGCATGTCGTGTAGTAGACCTTTTCTCTCCTATTGGTAAAGGACAAAGAGGACTTATCGTAGCACAACCAAAGACAGGTAAGACTGTTCTTCTTAAGGAGATTGCAAATGCAATCGCAGACAATCATCCTGAAGTTTATATGATTGTTCTTCTTATCGATGAGCGTCCTGAAGAGGTTACAGATATGGCTCGAAACGTAAAAGCGGAAGTCGTTTCATCTACTTTTGATGAACCAGCAGATCGCCATGTTCGTGTTGCAAATATGGTTTTGGAAAAAGCCAAAAGAATGGTAGAGTGTGGTCACGACGTAGTGATTCTACTTGATTCTATCACTCGTCTAGCTCGTGCTTATAATACCGTAGCTCCAGCATCTGGAAAGGTTCTTTCTGGTGGTGTGGATGCGAATGCACTACATAAGCCAAAACGATTCTTTGGAGCTGCTCGTAACATCGAGAATGGTGGTTCATTAACTATCTTGGCTACGGCGCTTACAGATACGGGGTCGAAAATGGACGAGGTTATCTTCGAAGAGTTTAAAGGAACAGGTAATATGGAGCTTCAATTGGATAGAAAACTTGCCAATCGTCGTGTATTCCCTGCTGTGGATATTACCCAATCAAGTACTCGCCGTGAAGACCTTCTTCTTCCAAAAGCAGTAATGGACAAAATATGGATTCTTCGTAACTATCTAACAGACATGAACTCTGTAGAGGCAATGCAGTTTACGAAAGATCGTATGACCAAAACAAAGAACAACGATGAGTTCTTAATGTCTATGAACGACTAA
- the rpe gene encoding ribulose-phosphate 3-epimerase — MIVSPSILSADFLNLGKDVEMLNNSQAEWIHFDVMDGMFVPNISFGIPVLQHVSKIAKKVLDVHLMIEDPDRYIDAFQSAGAEVLTVHYEACKHLHRTIQRIHQSGMKAGVSLNPHTPVSVLEEIIEDVDIVLLMSVNPGFGGQKFIERTYDKVAQLKKMIESRGSKALIEIDGGVNLDTGAKLKESGADVVVAGSFVFNSEDPTSTIAALKSL; from the coding sequence ATGATTGTTTCACCTTCTATTTTATCTGCCGACTTCTTAAACTTGGGTAAAGATGTTGAGATGCTTAATAACAGCCAAGCTGAATGGATTCATTTCGATGTGATGGATGGAATGTTTGTTCCAAATATTTCATTTGGTATTCCTGTACTCCAGCATGTTAGTAAGATCGCAAAGAAAGTGTTAGATGTACATCTAATGATCGAAGATCCAGACCGTTATATAGATGCTTTCCAAAGTGCAGGAGCAGAAGTTTTAACGGTCCATTACGAAGCGTGTAAGCATCTTCATAGAACCATTCAACGTATTCATCAGAGTGGTATGAAAGCAGGTGTTTCTCTAAATCCACATACGCCTGTCAGTGTTCTTGAAGAGATTATTGAGGATGTCGATATCGTTCTTTTGATGTCTGTAAATCCAGGATTTGGGGGACAGAAATTTATCGAACGTACTTATGATAAGGTTGCTCAATTGAAGAAGATGATTGAGTCAAGAGGTTCTAAAGCATTGATCGAAATTGATGGAGGAGTGAACCTTGATACTGGAGCAAAACTAAAGGAGAGTGGTGCGGATGTAGTAGTTGCAGGAAGTTTTGTGTTTAACTCAGAAGATCCTACCTCTACTATTGCTGCTTTAAAGTCTCTTTAA
- a CDS encoding sulfatase-like hydrolase/transferase, which produces MKNNKLLKLGFCVASLANLSAGCTTPKQETKKSEKPNILLILTDDQRFSSIHALGEKQVITPNMDKLVESGTVFTNAHIMGSMSGAVCLPSRAQLMTGKYLFHLTDGGKNFPKEDITMPEALKNNGYRTFGTGKWHNSKDGYARSFTDGAKIFFGGMSNHLKVPLHDYNPKGKYKKADSYVEKKFSSEIFAGAAINFLENYKEKDPFFMYVAFTAPHDPRMAPKKYVDMYNPEDIKLPANYMPEHPFDNGEVIIRDELIAPFPRTPKVTKNEIVAYYAMLTEVDEQIGRIMAALEKSGKADNTIIIFGGDNGLAVGQHGLMGKQNVYDHSIRVPLLFAGPGIKKGVKTDVLCMLSDIYPTVCDISNIKTPKSVDTHSLMENIKHPNKAVGPYKDLYFAYKSYQRGYVNQDGWKMIRYNVKGKEKVQLFNLKNDPFEIHDLSKDPKYKEKLVAMKDKMQESARKTGDKVDYSVKGWNIPDMENWVENRTRRGLPIDASAAKMH; this is translated from the coding sequence ATGAAAAATAACAAATTACTAAAGCTAGGCTTTTGTGTGGCTAGTCTTGCAAATTTATCCGCAGGCTGCACAACACCAAAGCAAGAGACTAAAAAGAGCGAGAAGCCGAATATTCTTCTGATACTTACAGATGATCAACGTTTTAGCTCGATACATGCACTAGGTGAGAAACAGGTGATTACTCCTAACATGGATAAATTAGTGGAGAGCGGAACAGTATTCACCAATGCTCATATCATGGGGTCTATGAGTGGGGCTGTTTGTTTACCAAGTAGGGCACAGTTGATGACAGGTAAATACCTCTTTCACCTGACCGACGGTGGTAAAAATTTCCCCAAAGAGGATATTACCATGCCAGAGGCTTTAAAAAATAATGGTTACCGTACTTTTGGAACAGGGAAATGGCACAATTCTAAAGACGGATATGCGAGGTCCTTTACAGACGGAGCAAAGATATTCTTTGGTGGAATGTCAAACCACCTCAAAGTACCACTACACGATTACAATCCTAAAGGGAAATATAAAAAGGCAGACTCTTATGTAGAGAAGAAATTCTCAAGTGAAATATTTGCAGGAGCTGCAATTAATTTTCTTGAAAACTATAAAGAGAAAGATCCATTCTTTATGTACGTTGCATTTACTGCCCCTCACGATCCTAGAATGGCTCCAAAGAAATATGTAGATATGTATAATCCAGAGGATATTAAACTTCCAGCGAATTACATGCCAGAACACCCTTTTGATAATGGAGAAGTGATTATTCGTGATGAGTTAATTGCACCATTTCCACGAACGCCAAAAGTAACTAAAAACGAAATAGTTGCTTACTACGCGATGCTAACAGAGGTAGATGAGCAGATTGGCCGTATTATGGCAGCACTTGAAAAAAGTGGTAAAGCAGACAATACCATCATCATCTTTGGAGGTGACAATGGTTTAGCAGTAGGACAACATGGTTTGATGGGAAAACAGAACGTATATGATCACTCTATAAGAGTCCCTTTATTATTTGCGGGACCAGGGATCAAAAAAGGAGTAAAAACAGATGTTCTTTGTATGTTAAGCGATATCTATCCAACAGTGTGTGATATCTCGAATATCAAAACTCCCAAAAGTGTGGATACCCATAGTTTAATGGAAAACATTAAGCATCCAAACAAGGCAGTAGGACCATACAAAGATCTTTACTTCGCTTATAAGAGTTACCAAAGAGGATATGTGAACCAAGATGGATGGAAGATGATTCGTTACAATGTAAAAGGGAAAGAGAAAGTACAGCTTTTCAACTTAAAAAACGATCCATTTGAGATACATGACCTATCAAAAGATCCAAAATATAAAGAGAAGCTCGTTGCCATGAAAGATAAGATGCAAGAATCGGCTCGAAAGACTGGCGACAAAGTAGATTACTCGGTGAAGGGGTGGAATATTCCTGATATGGAAAACTGGGTAGAAAATAGAACTCGAAGAGGTCTGCCTATCGATGCATCCGCAGCAAAAATGCACTAA